A genomic region of Haliotis asinina isolate JCU_RB_2024 chromosome 1, JCU_Hal_asi_v2, whole genome shotgun sequence contains the following coding sequences:
- the LOC137283036 gene encoding larval cuticle protein F1-like: MMKVIALVLCLAVAALAEPVTYDMYGKGAIGYPYGGAYGYGMIGGLGHYGGIYGGKYGLMGGLYGGVGKIGGLYGLGNMGGLHGLGGYYGGYGAGLGLGTGYGFY; this comes from the exons ATGATGAAGGTTATCGCCCTTGTTCTCTGTCTGGCTGTGGCCGCCCTCGCCGAGCCTGTGACCTACGACATGTACGGCAAAGGCGCCATCGGTTATCCGTACGGCGGAGCGTACGGTTACGGCATGATTGGAGGATTGGGACATTACGGAGGTATCTATGGTGGGAAATACGGATTGATGGGAGGTTTGTACGGAGGAGTTGGCAAGATCGGCGGTCTGTACGGACTTGGCAACATGGGCGGTCTGCACGGCTTGGGAGGCTATTACGGAGGATATGGAGCCGGCCTTGGACTTGGAACAG GCTATGGCTTCTATTGA
- the LOC137283052 gene encoding larval cuticle protein F1-like — protein MMKIIALVLCLAVAALAEPVTYDMYGKGAIGYPYGGAYGYGMIGGLGHYGGIYGGKYGLMGGLYGGVGNIGGLYGLGNMGGLHGLGGYYGGYGAGLGLGTGYGFY, from the exons ATGATGAAGATTATCGCCCTTGTTCTCTGTCTGGCTGTGGCCGCCCTCGCCGAGCCTGTGACCTACGACATGTACGGCAAAGGCGCCATCGGCTATCCATACGGCGGAGCGTACGGTTACGGCATGATTGGAGGATTGGGACATTACGGAGGTATCTATGGCGGGAAATACGGATTGATGGGAGGTTTGTACGGAGGAGTTGGCAACATTGGCGGTCTGTACGGACTAGGCAACATGGGCGGTCTGCACGGCTTGGGAGGTTATTACGGAGGATATGGAGCCGGTCTTGGACTTGGAACAG GCTATGGCTTCTATTGA
- the LOC137283084 gene encoding uncharacterized protein: MRLLILEIFLLVGILEYVHTDDGGVACGIVDQLTCDNFEESRVCGSDGRDYFNDCDFAKAHCHDTTLHVGYVGECRTSTVATTTPPSTHPANANLLCKVLLAAQCNDGAKELCGTDGKTYFNLCKFEQAKCSSPGLAVDHPGVCVTLSPLCQAFDIAKCGESRKEVCASDNITYHNLCFFQKAQCHDTSLSLVHEGSCESSHAPGTSPTTPSTTTTSLPDTSTTGLSPTCQALIIALCGSNVEPMCGSNGITYANPCQLKKAECFDPSIKLVSVGHCASKSLASTQSTTSKPRTSQAITQKTQESTSSSSSGPVTSPKTLQTTRGSTTPLPITSQETTQTTQESTTPLPTTSKETTQTTQESTTPLPTTTLPTTPLPTTTLPTTPLPTTTVPTTSKETTQTTQESTTPLPTTTLPTTPLPTTTLPTTGSTVPVMTLSPLDIICRAIMHFNCPSTPEPVCGSDGKTYPNECEFEKARCTHRHLHVASFGPCN; this comes from the exons GCATACTTGAATACGTTCACACCGATGACGGTGGTGTGGCATGTGGAATCGTTGATCAGCTGACATGTGACAACTTCGAGGAAAGCAGGGTGTGCGGTTCGGACGGCAGAGACTATTTTAACGA CTGTGATTTTGCCAAGGCTCACTGTCACGATACGACCCTGCACGTGGGGTATGTAGGAGAATGCCGTACGTCTACTGTAGCGACAACAACGCCTCCATCGACGCACCCTGCTAACGCCAATCTGTTGTGCAAGGTTCTGCTGGCTGCACAGTGCAATGACGGCGCCAAGGAGTTATGCGGGACGGATgggaaaacatattttaactt GTGCAAGTTTGAACAAGCCAAATGTTCGTCCCCAGGATTAGCTGTAGACCACCCTGGAGTGTGCGTCACCCTCAGCCCCCTGTGCCAAGCATTCGACATCGCTAAATGTGGGGAATCCAGAAAGGAGGTGTGCGCATCTGATAATATCACGTATCACAATCT CTGCTTTTTCCAGAAAGCGCAGTGTCACGATACCTCGCTATCCTTGGTTCACGAGGGATCCTGCGAAAGCTCTCATGCTCCAGGCACTTCCCCAACTACACCGTCCACGACAACGACGTCACTACCGGACACTTCTACAACAGGTCTTTCCCCAACATGCCAGGCCCTGATCATTGCACTGTGTGGGAGTAATGTTGAACCGATGTGTGGAAGTAATGGTATAACCTATGCAAATCC GTGTCAGTTGAAGAAAGCTGAATGCTTTGACCCATCTATAAAATTAGTGTCTGTTGGTCACTGTGCGTCCAAATCACTGGCCAGCACCCAGTCAACGACTTCCAAACCAAGGACGTCACAAGCAATTACACAAAAGACACAAGAGTCAacgtcatcatcgtcgtcaggaCCAGTAACGTCACCAAAAACTTTGCAAACGACACGGGGGTCAACGACGCCACTTCCAATAACGTCACAAGAAACAACGCAAACGACACAAGAGTCAACGACGCCACTACCAACGACGTCAAAAGAAACAACGCAAACGACTCAAGAGTCAACGACGCCACTACCAACGACAACACTACCAACGACGCCACTACCAACGACAACACTACCAACTACGCCACTACCAACGACAACAGTACCAACGACGTCAAAAGAAACAACGCAAACGACACAAGAGTCAACGACGCCACTACCAACGACAACACTACCAACGACGCCACTACCAACGACAACACTACCAACGACTGGCTCCACAGTGCCAGTGATGACACTTTCACCGCTAGACATCATCTGCAGAGCTATAATGCATTTTAACTGCCCAAGTACACCTGAACCAGTATGTGGCAGCGACGGCAAGACTTACCCTAACGA GTGCGAGTTCGAGAAAGCGCGATGCACTCATAGACATCTTCACGTCGCCAGCTTCGGCCCATGTAACTAA
- the LOC137283068 gene encoding proprotein convertase subtilisin/kexin type 5-like has protein sequence MTHTHSLLVASLSLLVTVQCATFSCKCGQTEPFCDRDNTCYATCPPPTYARGTQCIGQHECIDSNGILYNGTCVRTCAEGLFHYRDLHRCYDICPTDTYINGTMCIFQEHCDSEYSGVLYKQKCLQSCPSEAPFIKGVTCHPSCPDNTILDSNSRCITPDKCLEKPAFIYNNTCVSKCPDETYFHKDGYCVEACPLESVVDRPICISPEVCLALSRFISNGTCVSKCPVHAPYNYNGTCIELCPEDTLVNGTTCVSLSQCILLRRVVLNSTCMPLENCTVKGWVVDNSTCIPVEQCTVKGWVIDNPTCIPVENCKRKGLVTFNSTCVAEEMCSNSGWVIDNSTCVPITNCTDKGFLIYNGTCTPTCPGPLSFNNTGKCVSRCPTDTLIWNTSVCVNDSSCRAAGFVIFNGTCRRVCPSEAAFVWNRTCHSVCPQDEATANCTHSQAEQPETNLSVTSEEPRRNQSSTTEKPWASQSSTKETLRTNQSSSTEPTKTDYGSTANSLPINTKLPTSYNSTGRARHSRRPHRASSEALSIALPVVAVLLILAVLFYIVRKKIKAKSSHTQDDTGLLLEWRRDV, from the exons ATGACCCATACACACTCCCTCCTTGTGGCTAGCCTCTCTCTACTTGTAACGGTACAATGCGCTACATTCTCCTGTAAGTGTGGCCAGACCGAACCCTTCTGCGACAGGGACAACACTTGCTACGCCACTTGTCCACCACCTACTTACGCCAGAGGGACACAATGTATAGGACAACACGAGTGCATAGATTCAAACGGGATCCTCTATAACGGAACCTGTGTCAGGACATGCGCAGAAGGGTTATTCCATTACCGTGACTTGCACCGATGCTACGATATCTGCCCGACGGACACCTACATCAACGGAACCATGTGCATCTTTCAAGAACACTGTGATTCTGAATATTCAGGAGTTTTATACAAACAGAAGTGTTTACAGTCATGTCCCAGCGAGGCCCCGTTCATCAAGGGTGTTACCTGTCACCCTTCGTGTCCAGACAATACCATCCTTGACTCAAATTCCAGGTGTATAACACCAGACAAATGCCTCGAGAAGCCGGcttttatatataacaatactTGTGTGAGTAAATGCCCGGATGAAACTTACTTTCATAAAGATGGTTATTGCGTTGAGGCATGCCCACTGGAATCTGTTGTCGATCGGCCAATATGTATATCTCCTGAAGTATGTCTGGCTTTGTCAAGGTTCATTTCAAATGGCACATGTGTTTCCAAATGTCCGGTTCATGCTCCCTACAATTACAATGGAACATGCATAGAACTGTGTCCGGAAGACACTCTTGTAAATGGAACTACATGCGTCTCTTTAAGTCAGTGTATACTTCTTAGGAGGGTTGTTTTGAATTCAACTTGCATGCCCCTGGAAAATTGTACAGTTAAAGGATGGGTGGTTGACAACTCAACTTGCATACCTGTGGAACAATGTACAGTTAAGGGGTGGGTGATTGACAATCCAACTTGCATACCAGTGGAAAACTGTAAGAGAAAAGGACTGGTGACTTTCAACTCAACATGTGTCGCTGAAGAGATGTGCTCCAATTCAGGGTGGGTGATTGACAACTCAACTTGTGTACCGATCACGAACTGCACAGACAAAGGATTTCTGATTTACAATGGAACGTGTACACCAACATGTCCAGGGCCTCTTTCGTTCAATAATACAGGTAAATGTGTCTCCCGTTGTCCTACTGACACCCTCATCTGGAATACGTCTGTTTGTGTAAATGACTCCTCCTGTAGGGCAGCGGGATTTGTAATCTTCAACGGAACATGCCGCAGAGTCTGTCCGTCAGAGGCAGCCTTTGTTTGGAACAGGACATGCCACTCTGTTTGTCCCCAAGATGAAGCCACTGCCAACTGCACACATAGCCAGGCAGAGCAACCAGAGACAAACCTTAGCGTCACATCAGAAGAACCGAGGAGGAACCAGAGCTCCACAACAGAAAAACCCTGGGCGAGCCAGAGTTCCACAAAAGAAACACTCAGGACGAACCAGAGCTCCTCAACAGAACCGACAAAGACAGACTATGGCTCCACAGCAAACTCATTGCCCATAAATACCAAACTGCCGACGTCCTACAACTCGACTGGAAGGGCAAGACATTCAAGGAGACCCCACCGTGCAAGTAGCGAGGCACTGTCCATTGCATTGCCAGTTGTGGCAGTTCTGCTGATACTTGCAGTCCTTTTCTATATTGTCCGAAAGAAAATCAAAGCGAAGAGCTCTCACACACAG GACGACACAGGACTACTGTTGGAATGGCGACGTGATGTTTAA
- the LOC137283020 gene encoding splicing factor ESS-2 homolog, producing the protein MALQTLASRALVSIDKTKKSDTGTEKKKTVLDEDTYTQGIEEIITRDFYPDLPNLNSQAEYYDALERNDLVKLREIQMRCKDLRPSTGASSIYNSPDTFETPDASARTRSPSRKMPGDPGTDEQPQLQNDAEKKKELSLDQYLNRNTSEDNASFVEILKEGERKHREKHAWMYDKEEKQEMEHEQKLALPSIEEQAMIEAGTGKVDTWKYKPQNALMYVPDGESLSAKELIELQKHKPREIIHENTRFQFNPHNIVKSKQQMQEAASFKALANLGKIGHDGKEILPSMSPNVNGYGFVATPSPAPGVDDSPMMTWGEIESTPFRLDGGGTPLPSTPGPVFKIPAVPKRDQLALELAEKASKAHRDKKQNAIKQVTRNLASPSPKFAMSTTDRVNSMSPAAQRLVSKKLGIKSHTDKALRASYSPSPTRHSGDRTPLSLTPSGTPKSRSNTPSTDSRTPGSDRRTPKRDGSDISSLTDNLLQLPKRPKAQDFF; encoded by the exons ATGGCGTTACAGACACTTGCCTCTCGGGCTTTGGTATCGATAGACAAGACCAAGAAAAGTGATACGGGAACTGAAAAGAAGAAAACAGTGTTAGACGAAGACACATACACTCAG GGAATTGAGGAGATTATCACCAGAGATTTCTACCCAGATCTTCCCAATCTGAACTCACAAGCAGAATACTATGATGCTCTGGAGAGGAATGACTTAGTGAAACTGAGAGAAATACAGATGAGGTGTAAAGATCTCCGACCGTCAACAGGAGCATCAAGTATTT ACAACTCCCCAGATACGTTTGAAACACCTGATGCCTCGGCCAGGACTCGCTCCCCATCTCGGAAGATGCCTGGTGACCCTGGCACTGATGAGCAGCCACAGttgcagaatgatgctg AAAAGAAGAAAGAATTAAGTCTGGATCAATACCTGAACAGGAACACCAGTGAAGATAATGCATCATTTGTCGAAATTCTTAAAGAAGGTGAACGTAAACACAGAGAAAAACATGCATGGATGTATGACAAGGAGGAGAAGCAGGAAATG GAGCACGAGCAGAAGCTAGCACTGCCCAGTATTGAGGAACAGGCGATGATAGAAGCTGGGACAGGGAAAGTAGACACGTGGAAGTATAAACCTCAGAATGCCCTTATGTATGTTCCTGACG GGGAATCACTGAGTGCCAAGGAACTAATTGAACTGCAAAAGCATaaaccaagggagataattcatgaAAACACCCGCTTCCAGTTTAACCCACACAACATTGTGAAGAGCAAGCAACAGATGCAGGAGGCAGCATCATTCAAGGCACTGGCAAATCTGGGGAAAATTGGACATGACGGAAAGGAAATCTTACCTTCTATGTCGCCAAATGTGAATGGTTATGGGTTTGTGGCGACCCCGTCACCAGCACCGGGAGTTGATGACTCACCCATGATGACATGGGGAGAGATTGAGAGTACACCCTTCAGACTTGACGGGGGAGGGACACCACTCCCCTCTACCCCCGGGCCAGTGTTTAAG ATTCCTGCAGTTCCAAAGAGGGATCAACTGGCATTAGAACTAGCGGAAAAAGCAAGCAAGGCTCACCGTGACAAGAAACAGAATGCAATCAAGCAGGTTACCAGAAATCTAGCCAG CCCATCCCCAAAGTTTGCGATGAGCACAACAGATCGTGTGAATTCCATGTCTCCTGCAGCTCAACGCTTAGTCAGCAAAAAACTGGGGATAAAATCACATACTGATAAAGCTCTTCGGGCCAGTTACAGCCCATCTCCTACACGACACTCAGGCGACAGAACACCTTTAAGTTTGACCCCAAGTGGAACACCAAAATCAAGGTCAAATACACCAAGCACAGACTCAAGGACTCCTGGTAGTGACCGAAGGACGCCTAAGCGTGACGGAAGTGATATATCATCGCTCACGGACAATCTTTTACAGTTGCCCAAGAGACCGAAGGCTCAGGATTTCTTTTGA